CTGTAAAAATCCCTGTGATTGCAGCCGGTGGTATCATAGACGGCAAAGGAATTGCAGAAGTTATTCGTATGGGTGCTGATGGAGTTCAAATGGCAACCCGCTTTGTCCTCAGTGTAGAATGTGCCGTGTCCGATGCCTTTAAGAAACACTATTTAAATTCCTCTGCCGAAGATGTGGTTGAAATTTTGAGCCCAGTTGGCTTACCTGGTAGGGCTTTAAAAAATAATCTTGTTTCCCGTATTTTTAGTAATGATGCTCCAAAACCTAAAAAATGCGTTTCCTGTTTAAAACATTGTTCTAAGTCCTTCTGCATTATGAAAGCCCTTACCAACAGTCGTGACGGTAATATCGACGAAGGTCTTGTGTTCTGCGGTCAAAATGTTCATAAGATAAAAGATATTTTACCAGTTAAGGCCATTTTTGATCGATTAATTACAGAATTCCAACAAGCCTAGTCTGTAAGAATTGATTGATTTTTCTCTTTATGGGAGGTATACTTAAGGTACCTCTAAGTTTTATTTCGCTAACTAGGCTATCTCCTCCCGAAAAAATGGATCGGTGTAAGGGTATCGGTAGTTCAAATGGTTGGCACGAAACTTTAGGGAGTCTATTATTCGGAGGAGATATTTGGTGTTTTCCGACAGAACCTTAACATGCCGTGATTGTGGTGCAGAATTTGTTTTTTCTGCTCGTGAGCAAGAATTCTTTGCTGAAAAAGGATTCCAAAATGACCCTTCCCGTTGCCCTTCTTGCCGTGCAGCACGCAAGCAACGGATGCAAGGAAACGATGGATATCGTCCCCAGCGTCAAATGTTTGAAGCTGTTTGTGACGAATGTGGTTGTACTACTCAGGTACCCTTCCAGCCCAGTGGTACCAAACCGGTTTACTGCCGTGACTGCTTTAATCGTGTAAGACAATAGTGAATTAGTTGACCGAATGCATACTGG
This genomic interval from Desulforamulus reducens MI-1 contains the following:
- a CDS encoding zinc-ribbon domain containing protein; the protein is MFSDRTLTCRDCGAEFVFSAREQEFFAEKGFQNDPSRCPSCRAARKQRMQGNDGYRPQRQMFEAVCDECGCTTQVPFQPSGTKPVYCRDCFNRVRQ